The following coding sequences are from one Pseudonocardia sp. EC080619-01 window:
- a CDS encoding alpha/beta fold hydrolase, protein MFGDFTTFDLTVGPDRVPVHGVRGGDGPPVLLLHGFPQTHAMWAPVAEELARDHTVVCTDLRGYGESGRPESGADHLGYSFRAMAGDQVAVMAELGFDEFAVAGHDRGARVTHRMLLDHPAAVTRAALLDILPTAYVYGHVDRALATAYYHWFLFIQPADVPERLIAGDPIAYLHSLLGGWGSGLDAHPPEALASYERAFADPAARHAMLEDYRAGASIDLEHDAASVAIGQRIGAPALVLWGGAGVVGANAESPLDVWRREAVEPGLVTGRGLAGAGHFLVDERPADVLAELRTFLTS, encoded by the coding sequence GTGTTCGGCGATTTCACCACCTTCGACCTGACCGTCGGCCCGGACCGCGTACCCGTCCACGGGGTGCGCGGCGGCGACGGCCCGCCCGTCCTGCTGCTGCACGGCTTCCCGCAGACCCACGCGATGTGGGCGCCGGTCGCCGAGGAACTGGCCCGCGACCACACCGTCGTCTGCACCGACCTGCGCGGGTACGGGGAGTCCGGCCGCCCGGAGTCCGGTGCGGACCACCTCGGCTACTCGTTCCGCGCGATGGCGGGCGACCAGGTCGCGGTGATGGCCGAGCTCGGGTTCGACGAGTTCGCCGTCGCCGGGCACGACCGCGGCGCGCGGGTCACGCACCGGATGCTGCTCGACCACCCGGCCGCGGTCACCCGCGCCGCGCTGCTCGACATCCTGCCGACCGCGTACGTCTACGGGCACGTGGACCGCGCGCTGGCGACGGCGTACTACCACTGGTTCCTGTTCATCCAGCCCGCCGACGTCCCGGAGCGCCTCATCGCCGGGGACCCGATCGCCTACCTGCACTCGCTGCTGGGCGGCTGGGGCTCCGGGCTGGACGCGCACCCCCCGGAGGCGCTGGCGTCCTACGAGCGCGCGTTCGCCGATCCCGCGGCGCGGCACGCGATGCTGGAGGACTACCGGGCCGGCGCGTCGATCGACCTGGAGCACGACGCCGCGTCGGTCGCGATCGGGCAGCGGATCGGCGCCCCCGCGCTCGTCCTCTGGGGCGGTGCCGGGGTCGTCGGCGCGAACGCCGAGAGCCCGCTCGACGTGTGGCGCCGCGAGGCGGTCGAGCCGGGTCTCGTCACCGGGCGGGGGCTCGCCGGTGCCGGGCACTTCCTCGTCGACGAGCGGCCCGCCGACGTCCTGGCCGAGCTCAGGACGTTCCTCACGTCCTGA
- a CDS encoding GtrA family protein, protein MDAASTPGPGEGGTARAGAPGGARIRAAARRLGARHPLAVQLARYAVIGGGATALNAALFLLVRPWLDAVPANLVALVLTTAVSTEANRRFAFGGARAHRLREWVQDVGTVAFYATYTSTVLIGLEWILVRPTPAEEATAVALASVAGGLLRFAVLRFWVFDVHGGRAGDPIHHPEGAEECSAISPPST, encoded by the coding sequence GTGGACGCAGCATCCACCCCGGGACCGGGGGAGGGCGGGACGGCTCGGGCCGGTGCGCCCGGCGGTGCCCGGATCCGCGCGGCCGCCCGCCGGCTCGGCGCCCGCCACCCGCTCGCCGTCCAGCTGGCCCGCTACGCGGTGATCGGCGGCGGCGCGACCGCGCTGAACGCGGCACTGTTCCTGCTCGTCCGGCCGTGGCTGGACGCGGTCCCGGCCAACCTCGTCGCGCTCGTCCTGACCACCGCGGTGTCCACCGAGGCGAACCGGCGCTTCGCCTTCGGCGGCGCCCGCGCGCACCGGCTCCGCGAGTGGGTGCAGGACGTCGGCACGGTCGCCTTCTACGCGACCTACACCTCCACCGTGCTGATCGGTCTGGAGTGGATCCTCGTCCGCCCGACGCCCGCCGAGGAGGCCACCGCGGTGGCGCTGGCGAGCGTCGCGGGCGGGCTGCTGCGGTTCGCGGTGCTGCGGTTCTGGGTGTTCGACGTCCACGGGGGACGCGCCGGTGACCCGATCCACCACCCGGAAGGAGCCGAGGAGTGTTCGGCGATTTCACCACCTTCGACCTGA
- the pcaG gene encoding protocatechuate 3,4-dioxygenase subunit alpha, which yields MSRHDPTPSQTVGPYLSLGLPWPDGADVVPEGTPGAVTVGGTVHDGDGDPVVDALIETWQADPDGRFDHPDDPRGARRPAVAGFRGFGRVPTGDDGCWSLRTVLPGALPVPGEDGVSEAPHLDVSVFARGLLDRVVTRIYFPCFAEANAADPLLAVVPAERRDTLVAVAEGAGRYRFDIRLQGAGETVFLRI from the coding sequence ATGAGCCGCCACGACCCCACCCCGTCCCAGACCGTCGGGCCCTACCTGTCGCTCGGACTGCCGTGGCCCGACGGCGCGGACGTCGTCCCCGAGGGCACGCCGGGCGCGGTGACCGTCGGCGGCACCGTCCACGACGGCGACGGCGACCCCGTCGTCGACGCCCTGATCGAGACCTGGCAGGCCGACCCGGACGGACGCTTCGACCACCCCGACGACCCCCGCGGCGCGCGGAGGCCCGCGGTGGCCGGGTTCCGCGGGTTCGGCCGCGTCCCCACCGGCGACGACGGCTGCTGGAGCCTGCGCACCGTGCTGCCCGGTGCGCTGCCCGTCCCCGGCGAGGACGGCGTGTCCGAGGCCCCGCACCTCGACGTCTCGGTGTTCGCCCGCGGGCTGCTCGACCGCGTCGTGACCCGGATCTACTTCCCCTGCTTCGCCGAGGCCAACGCCGCAGACCCGCTGCTGGCGGTGGTGCCCGCCGAGCGGCGCGACACCCTGGTCGCGGTCGCCGAGGGCGCCGGCCGCTACCGGTTCGACATCCGGCTCCAGGGCGCGGGCGAGACGGTGTTCCTGCGGATCTGA
- the pcaH gene encoding protocatechuate 3,4-dioxygenase subunit beta — protein MTSSVTRPAGYRPAPEGTHAPLLSPGYRSTGLRAPQQQPVILPHRLTEVTGPLLTGPLRLGDDDLTLGEHGEAQGQRIVVFGRVLDSDGRPVPDTLVEVWQANAAGRYAHRWDDWPAPLDPNFTGGGRVLTDPLGHYSFTTIKPGAYPWGNHHNAWRPAHIHFSLFGRAFTQRLVTQMYFPDDPLFAQDPIYNSVPEGARGRMVSTFDLDATRPGWALAFRFDIVLRGREQTPFEEPHA, from the coding sequence ATGACGTCGTCCGTCACCCGCCCGGCCGGCTACCGGCCGGCCCCGGAGGGCACCCACGCGCCGCTGCTGTCCCCTGGCTACCGCAGCACCGGGCTGCGCGCCCCGCAGCAGCAGCCGGTGATCCTCCCGCACCGCCTCACCGAGGTCACCGGCCCGCTGCTCACCGGCCCGCTCCGCCTCGGCGACGACGACCTCACCCTCGGCGAGCACGGTGAGGCCCAGGGGCAGCGGATCGTCGTCTTCGGCCGGGTACTCGACTCCGACGGCCGCCCGGTCCCCGACACCCTGGTCGAGGTCTGGCAGGCCAACGCCGCAGGCCGCTACGCGCACCGGTGGGACGACTGGCCCGCGCCGCTGGACCCGAACTTCACCGGCGGCGGCCGGGTGCTGACCGACCCGCTCGGCCACTACTCGTTCACCACGATCAAGCCGGGTGCCTATCCGTGGGGCAACCACCACAACGCCTGGCGCCCCGCACACATCCACTTCTCGCTGTTCGGCCGCGCCTTCACCCAGCGCCTGGTCACCCAGATGTACTTCCCGGACGACCCGCTGTTCGCCCAGGACCCGATCTACAACTCGGTCCCCGAGGGAGCCCGCGGGCGCATGGTGTCCACCTTCGACCTCGACGCCACCCGTCCCGGGTGGGCACTGGCGTTCCGGTTCGACATCGTGCTCCGCGGCCGCGAGCAGACCCCGTTCGAGGAGCCGCACGCATGA
- a CDS encoding 4-hydroxybenzoate 3-monooxygenase, with protein sequence MTTQRREHRTRVGIVGAGPAGLVLAALLAREGIDSVVLEARSRSYVEARVRAGVLEAPTVELLRGMGVAGRLDREGMPHHGISLRFAEAPGEPARDHRIDFANLVGTGITVYGQQEVVKDLLADRVDDAGLPVEFDVSGVAVHDVDTASPSITWTGADGAENLLRCDVVAGCDGFHGITREIVGDGGGLTVAERVYPFGWLGVLAKAAPTTDELVYAHHDNGFALYSMRSPEVTRLYLQVPPETDPADWSDARIWDELHTRLACEGFTLNEGEFLEKPGVTGMRSMVASPMRRGRLFLAGDAAHIVPPTGAKGMNLAIADVRVLAEAVTRFRADGDETGFDGYSATCLRRVWRAEHFSWFMTSMLHRFDPATEAGDAFGVGLQRSQLRYTVTSRAAATSLAENYVGLPHGAC encoded by the coding sequence ATGACGACGCAGCGGCGCGAGCACCGGACCCGGGTCGGCATCGTGGGGGCAGGCCCCGCCGGGCTGGTCCTGGCGGCGCTGCTGGCGCGGGAGGGCATCGACTCGGTGGTGCTGGAGGCCCGCAGCCGTTCCTACGTCGAGGCCCGGGTCCGCGCCGGCGTCCTGGAGGCGCCGACCGTCGAGCTGCTGCGCGGGATGGGCGTCGCCGGGCGGCTCGACCGCGAGGGCATGCCGCACCACGGGATCTCGCTGCGGTTCGCCGAGGCCCCCGGTGAGCCGGCCCGCGACCACCGGATCGACTTCGCCAACCTCGTCGGGACCGGGATCACCGTGTACGGCCAGCAGGAGGTCGTGAAGGACCTGCTCGCCGACCGGGTCGACGACGCGGGCCTGCCGGTCGAGTTCGACGTCTCCGGGGTGGCGGTGCACGACGTGGACACCGCGTCGCCGTCGATCACCTGGACCGGCGCGGACGGCGCCGAGAACCTGCTGCGCTGCGACGTCGTCGCCGGCTGCGACGGGTTCCACGGCATCACCCGGGAGATCGTCGGGGACGGCGGGGGGCTCACCGTCGCCGAGCGCGTGTACCCGTTCGGCTGGCTGGGCGTGCTGGCGAAGGCCGCGCCCACCACCGACGAGCTCGTCTACGCCCACCACGACAACGGCTTCGCGCTCTACTCGATGCGCAGCCCCGAGGTCACCCGGCTCTACCTGCAGGTGCCGCCGGAGACCGACCCGGCCGACTGGTCCGACGCCCGCATCTGGGACGAGCTGCACACCCGGCTGGCCTGCGAGGGCTTCACCCTGAACGAGGGCGAGTTCCTGGAGAAGCCGGGCGTCACCGGGATGCGGAGCATGGTCGCCTCCCCGATGCGCCGCGGCCGGCTGTTCCTGGCCGGGGACGCCGCGCACATCGTCCCGCCGACCGGCGCCAAGGGCATGAACCTGGCGATCGCCGACGTCCGGGTGCTGGCCGAGGCCGTCACGCGGTTCCGCGCGGACGGTGACGAGACCGGCTTCGACGGCTACTCGGCGACCTGCCTGCGCCGGGTCTGGCGGGCCGAGCACTTCTCCTGGTTCATGACCTCGATGCTGCACCGCTTCGACCCCGCCACCGAGGCGGGAGACGCGTTCGGCGTCGGGTTGCAGCGCTCCCAGCTGCGCTACACCGTCACCTCGCGGGCCGCCGCGACCAGCCTGGCCGAGAACTACGTCGGCCTCCCGCACGGCGCCTGCTGA
- a CDS encoding IclR family transcriptional regulator yields the protein MGSRPVRSGVTARVLDVLGAFSATTPVLALTDIATRTGLPLTTVHRIVGELAAGGALDRGGDGRYRIGLRLWEIGHLAPASHGLREAAMPFLEDLHEVTRHNVQLAVLDPDDPGEVVYVERLSRHDAVSIVTRSGSRLPSHATGVGLVLLAHAVPEAAEAVLARPLRRFTAHTVCEPDGVRTLLARARTSGFVISDRQIEAVSLSVAAPVRAGEGPVVAALSIVVPADGTNPHTWVPAVRAAARGISRALARGGAAS from the coding sequence ATGGGATCGAGGCCGGTCCGTTCGGGGGTCACCGCGCGGGTGCTGGACGTGCTCGGGGCGTTCAGCGCGACGACACCGGTCCTCGCCCTCACCGACATCGCGACCCGGACCGGGCTGCCACTGACGACCGTGCACCGGATCGTCGGCGAGCTCGCCGCGGGCGGCGCGCTGGACCGCGGCGGTGACGGCCGCTACCGGATCGGGCTGCGGCTCTGGGAGATCGGCCACCTCGCCCCCGCCAGCCACGGGCTGCGCGAGGCGGCGATGCCGTTCCTCGAGGATCTGCACGAGGTGACCCGGCACAACGTCCAGCTCGCCGTCCTCGACCCGGACGACCCGGGCGAGGTCGTCTACGTGGAGCGGCTCTCCCGCCACGACGCCGTCTCGATCGTCACCCGCTCCGGCTCCCGGCTCCCCTCGCACGCGACCGGTGTGGGGCTGGTGCTGCTGGCGCACGCGGTGCCCGAGGCGGCGGAGGCCGTGCTGGCCCGCCCGCTGCGCCGGTTCACCGCGCACACCGTCTGCGAGCCCGACGGGGTGCGCACCCTGCTGGCCCGGGCCCGTACCAGCGGGTTCGTGATCTCGGACCGGCAGATCGAGGCGGTGTCGCTGTCGGTGGCGGCGCCGGTCCGGGCGGGCGAGGGGCCGGTCGTCGCGGCGCTGTCGATCGTCGTCCCGGCCGACGGCACCAACCCGCACACCTGGGTCCCCGCGGTCCGGGCGGCGGCCCGCGGGATCAGCCGGGCGCTGGCCCGCGGGGGCGCCGCATCGTGA